GGCCGTGAGCAGGTCCGTGAGAAACAGGAGACTTCCCATGAACAAACAAATCATGGCAATTCCTCCTCGAACAGCGCGTCCGGCTGGTTGGATAACGCAGACGAAGAATGCCCTGGCAAATAGATGACGCGGCGAAAAACTTCAGGCGGATACGGATCCGGCTGATCCGGCGTTGGTTCTTCCGGCAACGGTTCGGCGCCCAGGCTCACTTCGACGCCCGCGGGGAGTTCCGGCGCGCTCCACGAATCCAGCCAGGCCGCGCCGTTCCAGTATCGGAAGCGGAGATAGCGGAATTGATCGATCGTCATGGGGGCACGCCGCGCCGCGGCCGCGTTGGTGGACGACAAGTCAGTTTCCTCCACCAGTTCAACGGGTCGGTGCAGCAACGGTTCTTCAGAACGCGTCAAACCGGAGACGTTCGTTTCACCAGGCGCGCGAAGCGCCGCGTAGCGAATCAACCGGAAAGGAGGGCCGGCCGCGGGCGCGACCTCCGGGGCATTTGTCCAACCTGCAAAGTTTGGCAGTTCAAGCCGCACGAATTCCAGTGTCTCAGATGTGCCGGTGAGTCCGACCTGCATGGACTCGCAGCGTTGCGCGTTGCTCAGGTCAGCCGTCAGCCGATCCAGCAGCAGGCGCACGGCGGATATCTTCGATGTCTCATAGAAAAGCTGGACGCGCAGATTCGCGGCCTGCGTGTAGAAGAACAACACGACCGCGAGCATGCCCGCGGCGATGGCGACCGCCAGCAGCACCTCCAGCAAAGTGAACGCGCGAGTGCCTTCCCATGGACCTGCCGGTAGGGCGAGGCTGTCCCCAGCGAGCCGGTCGGGACGTGTTCCAAGCACGTGGAGCGGCTCGCCGGGACGGACTCGCCCTACCG
The Verrucomicrobiota bacterium DNA segment above includes these coding regions:
- a CDS encoding type II secretion system protein; amino-acid sequence: MDIELKEFGTCPDRSWEGPWVSEPSTRPTNRSPVGRVRPGEPLHVLGTRPDRLAGDSLALPAGPWEGTRAFTLLEVLLAVAIAAGMLAVVLFFYTQAANLRVQLFYETSKISAVRLLLDRLTADLSNAQRCESMQVGLTGTSETLEFVRLELPNFAGWTNAPEVAPAAGPPFRLIRYAALRAPGETNVSGLTRSEEPLLHRPVELVEETDLSSTNAAAARRAPMTIDQFRYLRFRYWNGAAWLDSWSAPELPAGVEVSLGAEPLPEEPTPDQPDPYPPEVFRRVIYLPGHSSSALSNQPDALFEEELP